The proteins below are encoded in one region of Methanosarcina barkeri 3:
- a CDS encoding 30S ribosomal protein S11 — protein MADMKWAVAHIKSSFNNTIITVTDITGAETIAKSSGGMVVKAARDESSPYTAMQMAGQLADQLRDKGIHGIHIRVRAPGGNKQRSPGPGAQAAIRAFARAGIRIGRIEDVTPVPHDGTRPKGGRRV, from the coding sequence ATGGCAGACATGAAATGGGCCGTAGCTCACATCAAATCTTCATTTAACAACACGATCATTACTGTAACCGATATCACAGGAGCTGAGACTATTGCAAAGTCTTCCGGTGGTATGGTTGTAAAAGCTGCAAGAGACGAGAGCTCTCCTTATACTGCCATGCAGATGGCAGGCCAGCTTGCTGACCAGCTCAGGGACAAAGGTATCCACGGCATCCATATAAGGGTAAGAGCACCTGGCGGGAACAAGCAGAGAAGTCCGGGCCCTGGCGCTCAGGCTGCAATCAGGGCTTTTGCAAGAGCAGGAATCCGGATTGGCAGGATTGAAGATGTCACTCCTGTCCCGCACGATGGTACTCGCCCGAAAGGCGGAAGACGTGTATAA
- a CDS encoding 30S ribosomal protein S13, with the protein MLYAFPWREYMVEEKNNEELRHLVRIMNTDLQGAKPVEYALTGLPGIGRRTAILIAKGAGVDPTATLGYLPDEEVAKLDNAIGNFEEIVPSWMLNRQKDLATGQDKHLLGTDILLTFREDINNLKKVRAYRGLRHERGLKVRGQRTKSTGRRGSTVGVSRKK; encoded by the coding sequence ATGCTGTATGCATTCCCCTGGAGGGAGTATATGGTAGAAGAAAAGAATAATGAAGAATTAAGGCATCTTGTTCGGATTATGAATACCGACTTGCAGGGGGCAAAACCGGTAGAGTATGCCCTTACAGGTCTTCCGGGAATAGGGAGACGCACTGCTATCCTTATTGCAAAGGGCGCAGGGGTAGATCCTACTGCTACACTTGGATACCTGCCAGATGAAGAAGTGGCAAAGCTAGATAACGCAATCGGGAATTTTGAGGAAATTGTCCCGTCCTGGATGTTGAACAGGCAAAAAGATCTGGCAACAGGACAGGATAAGCACCTGCTCGGAACGGATATCTTACTGACTTTCAGGGAAGATATTAACAATCTGAAAAAGGTTCGCGCCTACAGAGGACTCAGGCACGAAAGAGGCCTTAAGGTCAGAGGACAGAGAACAAAATCCACAGGTCGCCGCGGGTCAACTGTCGGTGTCAGCAGGAAGAAGTGA
- a CDS encoding 30S ribosomal protein S4, with protein MAYPGKQSKSFETPKHPWQEARMASEVQLVKAYGLRNKREVWKAASKLRMYRSEARTLLASAANSQERGLEGHQKTQSEEILAKLIRYGIIKSDANIDDILSLKTENILERRLQTQVLRLGLARTVVQARQFITHGHIAINGRKATVPGMLVSKEDEMHIGYYGTSPLVSESHPERPVQVAASLADSTTTLRAVAEAKQAREKPPERGGGRKKRGRR; from the coding sequence ATGGCATATCCAGGTAAACAAAGTAAAAGTTTTGAGACTCCTAAGCATCCCTGGCAGGAAGCCAGGATGGCATCTGAAGTTCAGCTTGTAAAGGCATATGGCCTAAGAAACAAGAGAGAAGTTTGGAAAGCAGCCAGTAAGCTCAGGATGTACAGGTCCGAAGCCAGAACATTACTTGCAAGCGCTGCAAACTCTCAGGAAAGAGGACTTGAAGGGCATCAAAAGACCCAGTCCGAAGAAATCCTTGCGAAGCTTATCCGTTACGGTATCATCAAATCAGATGCTAACATTGACGACATTCTCTCTTTAAAAACCGAAAATATTCTCGAAAGGAGACTCCAGACTCAGGTTCTCCGTCTCGGGCTTGCCAGAACAGTTGTCCAGGCTCGCCAGTTTATCACTCACGGGCATATCGCAATAAACGGCAGAAAAGCTACAGTTCCTGGAATGCTTGTCTCCAAGGAAGATGAAATGCATATCGGGTACTATGGAACCTCTCCGCTTGTTAGCGAATCTCACCCTGAAAGACCTGTGCAGGTGGCAGCTTCCCTTGCAGACAGCACAACTACTTTAAGAGCTGTTGCAGAAGCAAAACAGGCTAGAGAGAAACCTCCTGAAAGAGGCGGCGGAAGGAAGAAGAGAGGGAGGAGATAA